From a single Nicotiana tomentosiformis chromosome 2, ASM39032v3, whole genome shotgun sequence genomic region:
- the LOC104115810 gene encoding ATP-dependent DNA helicase DDM1-like, which translates to MVADDKTASDSPVSVLEDEDTCKEEPAVKLEEVVYDAENEDVTHVPESMEEEILRKACAKEEEVQLNDLNQAPSLNETQFTKLDELLTQTQLYSEFLLENMDNIKMIEGEEKSVNENKRGRGLKRKATTGYNNRKAKRAVAAMLTRSKEDVSNEDSTLTEEERVEREQAELVPLLTGGKLKSYQLKGVKWLISLWQNGLNGILADQMGLGKTIQTIAFLAHLKGNGLDGPYLVIAPLSTLSNWLNEIERFVPSINAIIYHGDKKQRDEIRMKHMPRTIGPKFPIVITSYEVALSDARKCLRHYSWKYLVVDEGHRLKNSKCKLFKELKLLPIENKLLLTGTPLHNNLAELWSLLNFILPDIFSSHDEFESWFDLSGKCTIESEKEEMEEKRRAQVVAKLHAILRPFLLRRMKVDVEQMLPRKKEIILYATMTEYQKKFQEHLINRTLEGYLIENVSTGHGFKGKLNNLMVQLRKNCNHPDLLESFFNGSPLYPPVQQIVDQCGKFILLDRLLTKLFARKHKVLIFSQWTRVLDIMHYYFSEKGFDVCRIDGSVKLDERKRQIKEFNDVSSKYRIFLLSTRAGGLGINLTAADTCILYDSDWNPQMDLQAMDRCHRIGQTKPVHVYRFSTALSVEGRILKRAFSKLKLEQVVIGRGQFKQERSKPSMDVMEEEDLLALMRDQDSEEDKLVQTDVTDEDLERILDRSDLVVGPSSEDGNTESCVNVLPLKGPGWEVVIPTATGGVLSTLNS; encoded by the exons ATGGTGGCCGACGACAAGACAGCTTCGGACTCTCCTGTTTCCGTTCTGGAAGATGAG GATACCTGCAAAGAGGAGCCCGCTGTTAAATTGGAGGAAGTAGTTTATGATGCAGAAAATGAGGATGTCACTCATGTACCTGAATCCATGGAGGAAGAAATTTTGAGGAAAGCATGTGCAAAGGAGGAAGAGGTACAATTAAATGACCTCAACCAGGCGCCCAGTTTGAATGAAACTCAATTTACCAAGTTGGATGAGCTTCTTACCCAGACACAACTTTATTCAGAGTTCCTGCTGGAGAATATGGATAACATCAAAATG ATAGAAGGTGAAGAGAAAAGTGTCAATGAAAACAAACGAGGCCGTGGCTTGAAACGGAAGGCGACAACAGGCTACAACAAT AGGAAAGCCAAGAGAGCTGTTGCTGCCATGCTTACAAGATCTAAAGAAGATGTTTCAAATGAAGATTCAACCCTCACAGAGGAAGAGAGAGTCGAAAGAGAGCAGGCCGAACTTGTGCCCTTGTTGACTGGTGGGAAATTGAAATCTTATCAACTGAAAGGTGTCAAGTGGTTGATCTCATTATGGCAAAATGGATTGAATGGTATCCTAGCAGATCAAATGGGACTTGGAAAGACAATTCAAACGATAGCTTTTCTTGCTCATTTGAAGGGGAATGGTTTGGATGGCCCTTATTTGGTCATTGCTCCTTTGTCTACGCTTTCAAATTGGTTGAATGAGATAGAGAG GTTTGTGCCCTCAATCAATGCAATCATCTACCACGGTGACAAGAAACAGAGGGATGAGATAAGGATGAAGCACATGCCGAGGACCATAGGTCCCAAATTTCCCATTGTAATTACTTCTTATGAAGTTGCATTAAGTGATGCAAGGAAGTGCTTGAGGCACTACAGTTGGAAATATCTTGTGGTGGATGAG GGGCATAGGTTAAAGAACTCAAAATGCAAATTGTTCAAAGAATTGAAGCTGTTGCCCATTGAAAACAAGCTCCTTTTAACTGGAACACCTCTGCATAATAACTTAGCTGAGCTGTGGTCCTTGTTGAACTTCATTTTACCGGACATATTCTCTTCCCACGATGAATTTGAGTCATG GTTTGATCTGTCGGGGAAGTGCACCATTGAATCAGAAAAGGAAGAAATGGAAGAAAAGAGGAGAGCACAA GTTGTGGCCAAACTCCATGCAATATTACGTCCTTTTCTTCTACGGAGGATGAAAGTGGATGTTGAGCAAATGCTTCCTCGTAAGAAGGAGATAATATTGTATGCTACCATGACTGAATACCAGAAAAAGTTCCAGGAACACCTAATTAATAGGACACTGGAGGGCTATTTGATTGAGAATGTGTCCACTG GGCATGGTTTTAAAGGAAAGCTTAATAATTTGATGGTTCAACTTCGCAAGAATTGCAACCATCCTGATCTCTTGGAGTCCTTCTTCAACGGTTCTC CTCTTTATCCACCTGTGCAACAAATAGTTGACCAATGTGGCAAGTTTATTTTGCTGGACAGACTGTTAACAAAACTGTTTGCTCGCAAGCACAAG GTTCTGATATTCTCTCAGTGGACTAGAGTACTGGACATAATGCACTATTATTTTAGTGAAAAAGGATTTGATGTTTGTAGGATTGATGGCAGTGTGAAATTGGACGAAAGAAAAAGACAG ATCAAGGAGTTCAATGATGTTAGCAGCAAGTACAGGATATTTCTTCTTAGTACTAGAGCTGGTGGCCTTGGTATCAATCTGACTGCTGCCGATACctgtattttatatgatagtgATTGG AATCCTCAAATGGATCTACAGGCAATGGATCGGTGCCATAGAATTGGTCAGACCAAACCTGTTCATGTTTACAGGTTTTCCACAGCTTTGTCTGTGGAG GGTCGAATCCTCAAAAGAGCTTTTAGCAAGTTGAAGCTTGAGCAGGTGGTAATCGGGAGAGGACAATTTAAGCAAGAAAGAAGCAAACCTTCCATGGATGTTATGGAG GAGGAGGACTTGTTGGCTCTCATGAGAGATCAAGATAGTGAGGAGGACAAGTTGGTGCAGACAGATGTTACAGATGAAGATCTGGAGAGGATTTTAGACCGTAGTGATCTAGTTGTTGGTCCTTCAAGTGAGGATGGGAACACTGAATCATGTGTTAATGTGCTTCCTCTCAAAGGACCTGGTTGGGAAGTAGTTATTCCAACTGCAACTGGAGGCGTGCTTTCCACCCTCAACAGCTGA